A section of the Streptomyces sp. NBC_01591 genome encodes:
- a CDS encoding TetR/AcrR family transcriptional regulator → MGRTSDAREKIISTAQSLIELRGYSALGVAEICKTAGVPKGSFYYFFESKEALALTVLDEHWADQRREWARVLRGDADPLQRLRQLFEETEAIQRAGQKSCGTVSGCLFGNLTLELSNQTEAIRRRLQEIFDAQVDMVESVVAEARERGEVTVADTREAARSVVAQLEGQVLFAKLYNSTSQLSVLWANCLALLGARAPQEAAAEA, encoded by the coding sequence ATGGGACGGACCAGTGACGCCAGGGAAAAGATCATCAGCACCGCGCAGTCGCTCATCGAGCTGCGTGGCTACTCGGCGCTGGGCGTGGCCGAGATCTGCAAGACGGCCGGGGTGCCCAAGGGGAGCTTCTACTACTTCTTCGAGTCCAAGGAGGCTCTGGCGCTGACTGTGCTCGACGAGCACTGGGCCGACCAGCGTCGCGAGTGGGCCCGTGTTCTGCGCGGCGACGCCGACCCTCTGCAGCGGCTGCGGCAGCTCTTCGAGGAGACCGAGGCGATCCAGCGCGCGGGGCAGAAGAGCTGTGGCACCGTCTCCGGCTGCTTGTTCGGGAACCTCACGTTGGAGCTGAGCAATCAGACCGAAGCGATCCGCCGACGCCTGCAGGAGATCTTCGACGCCCAGGTCGACATGGTGGAGTCGGTCGTCGCCGAGGCGCGTGAGCGTGGCGAGGTCACTGTCGCCGACACCCGTGAGGCGGCGCGATCGGTCGTCGCGCAGCTCGAAGGACAGGTGCTGTTCGCCAAGCTCTACAACAGCACGTCCCAGCTGAGCGTTCTCTGGGCGAACTGCCTGGCTCTGCTGGGCGCCCGGGCGCCGCAGGAGGCAGCGGCCGAGGCATGA
- a CDS encoding tyrosine-type recombinase/integrase — MAHLNDYEGRPEARPFTREEIQRFLDYADDQVERAVRAKRKGALAAYRDATLFKVIYGWGLRRTETSKLDVVDFGRNAKAPQFGRYGTLNVRYGKAKKGQPPRRRNVLSVMDWAVDAVADYVENVRPRFGCEDHPALWVTERGGRVKPAEINARFVAYRDALKLPKALTVHSARHSYVTHLTEDGVDRRFLQQQVGHENDSSTAIYTHVSDDFMNTMLHKALAPALAPIPADKDR; from the coding sequence ATCGCCCACCTCAATGACTACGAGGGGCGCCCCGAGGCGAGGCCGTTCACCCGCGAGGAGATCCAGCGCTTCCTCGACTACGCCGACGACCAGGTCGAACGGGCGGTCCGGGCCAAGCGCAAGGGAGCCCTCGCCGCCTACCGCGACGCCACCCTCTTCAAGGTCATCTACGGGTGGGGTCTGCGCCGGACCGAGACATCGAAGCTGGATGTGGTGGACTTCGGGCGGAACGCGAAGGCTCCGCAGTTCGGCCGGTACGGCACACTCAACGTCCGCTACGGCAAAGCGAAGAAGGGTCAGCCACCGCGTCGTCGGAACGTGTTGTCGGTGATGGACTGGGCGGTGGATGCGGTCGCCGACTACGTGGAGAACGTACGGCCGCGGTTCGGCTGCGAGGACCACCCCGCGTTGTGGGTGACCGAGAGGGGCGGCCGGGTCAAGCCGGCGGAGATCAATGCCCGGTTCGTCGCCTACCGCGACGCACTGAAGCTCCCGAAGGCGCTGACGGTCCACTCCGCTCGCCATTCTTACGTCACCCACCTCACGGAGGACGGGGTTGACCGGCGGTTTCTGCAGCAGCAAGTCGGTCACGAGAATGACAGCTCTACCGCCATCTACACCCACGTCAGCGACGACTTCATGAACACGATGCTCCACAAGGCACTTGCTCCCGCGCTCGCCCCGATCCCCGCAGACAAGGACCGCTGA
- a CDS encoding IS3 family transposase — translation MDEAFTSVEVQLGITAACRLTGRSRATHYRRLRPPPPRRTRAPQMQPSALTAEERSAVLELMNGDEYAELAPAQIWARELDAGRYHCSVSTMYRILREQDQSGERRRQATHPAKAVPELVATGPSQVFTWDITKAAGPAKGVWYHAYVIIDIFSRYIVGHTVERAESAVRAEELIRETIARNGIVPQTVHADRGTSMTSKKVSQLLIDLGVTRSHSRPKVSNDNPYSEAQFKTTKYMSDYPERFDSLAHAREWFDAFIAYYNHEHRHSGIGWHTPASVHFGTAEEVRDQRAVTLAEAYARHPERFGRRPRPPEIPQTAWINDPAKRREPAPQTS, via the coding sequence GTGGACGAGGCGTTCACCAGCGTCGAGGTTCAGCTGGGCATCACGGCCGCCTGTCGGCTGACCGGCCGCTCCCGCGCCACGCATTACCGTCGGCTCCGGCCCCCACCACCACGCAGAACACGTGCCCCACAGATGCAGCCGTCGGCCCTGACGGCCGAAGAGCGTTCTGCGGTACTCGAGTTGATGAACGGCGACGAGTACGCCGAGCTGGCGCCCGCGCAGATCTGGGCCCGCGAGCTGGATGCCGGGCGCTATCACTGCTCCGTCTCGACGATGTACCGGATCCTGCGCGAGCAGGATCAGTCCGGTGAGCGCCGACGGCAGGCCACCCATCCCGCCAAGGCGGTGCCCGAGCTGGTCGCCACCGGGCCCTCGCAGGTGTTCACCTGGGACATCACCAAGGCGGCCGGGCCGGCCAAGGGCGTCTGGTATCACGCCTACGTGATCATCGACATCTTCAGCCGGTATATCGTCGGCCACACCGTCGAGCGAGCCGAATCAGCTGTGCGGGCCGAGGAGCTGATCCGCGAGACCATCGCCCGCAACGGCATCGTGCCCCAGACCGTGCACGCGGACCGCGGCACCTCGATGACGTCGAAGAAGGTCTCCCAACTACTGATCGATCTGGGCGTGACGCGGTCGCACTCGAGGCCGAAGGTCTCCAACGACAACCCTTACAGCGAGGCCCAGTTCAAGACCACGAAGTACATGTCGGATTATCCTGAACGGTTCGATTCGCTGGCCCACGCCCGCGAGTGGTTCGACGCGTTCATCGCGTATTACAACCATGAGCACCGGCACTCGGGTATCGGCTGGCACACACCAGCCTCCGTCCACTTCGGGACCGCCGAGGAAGTCCGCGACCAGCGCGCGGTCACCCTCGCCGAGGCATACGCCCGCCACCCCGAACGCTTCGGCCGCCGCCCCAGACCACCCGAGATACCCCAGACGGCCTGGATCAACGACCCGGCCAAACGCAGGGAACCCGCACCACAAACCTCATAG
- the wrbA gene encoding NAD(P)H:quinone oxidoreductase, whose translation MATPVKLSIVYYSSTGTIAEIAEELRDAGVKAGAEVRLVKAAELAPRAAIEANPAWAANHAATAGIPEATPEDIEWADAVLFGSATRFGNLSSQLKQFIDTLGGLWAQGKLADKVYSGFTSSATLHAGQETTLQALYTSVHHFGGIVVAPGFTDPVKFADGNPYGTSHVDGQGTNPVDDTTRAAARHQAERVVRIAAQLKAA comes from the coding sequence GTGGCTACTCCCGTCAAGCTTTCGATCGTCTACTACTCCTCCACCGGCACCATCGCCGAGATAGCCGAGGAGCTCCGCGATGCCGGTGTGAAGGCCGGTGCCGAGGTCCGCCTGGTGAAGGCCGCCGAGCTGGCCCCGCGGGCGGCCATCGAGGCCAATCCGGCGTGGGCAGCCAACCACGCCGCCACCGCGGGCATCCCCGAGGCGACACCCGAGGACATCGAGTGGGCCGACGCCGTACTGTTCGGATCCGCCACCCGGTTCGGCAACCTCTCCTCGCAGCTCAAGCAGTTCATCGACACCCTCGGCGGGCTGTGGGCACAGGGGAAGCTGGCCGACAAGGTCTACAGCGGCTTCACCTCGTCCGCGACCCTCCACGCCGGACAGGAGACGACGCTCCAGGCGCTCTACACCAGCGTCCACCACTTCGGCGGCATCGTGGTCGCCCCCGGCTTCACGGACCCGGTCAAGTTCGCCGACGGCAACCCTTACGGCACCTCGCACGTGGACGGGCAGGGCACGAACCCGGTGGACGACACCACCCGCGCCGCCGCCCGCCACCAGGCCGAACGCGTCGTGAGGATAGCGGCCCAGCTCAAGGCAGCCTGA
- a CDS encoding nitronate monooxygenase: MTSPLDGLAVDNPVLAAPMAGGPSTPALVVAAARANGLGFLAGGYKTADALAEQIAEVRRHDIAFGVNLFAPNPLPVDPEAFRRYAAAIAPEARVYELDIQAAEIVEDNDHWSDKIDLLLSAPVPVVSFTFAIPDTAVIASLRAAGTLVVQTVTSPAEARLAADAGADVLAVQASAAGGHSGTLTPERVPASVPLTDLLGQIREAVSLPLVAAGGLATPAGVAEALRAGAEAVMVGTVLLRADEAGTSLPHKAALADPKRRRTVVTRAFTGRPARALANRFTDHYSGLAPSGYPALHHLTRPMRQAAAAAGDPERINLWAGTGYRQATAEPAAQILRRLASHV; encoded by the coding sequence ATGACCTCGCCACTCGACGGCCTCGCCGTGGACAACCCGGTTCTGGCCGCGCCGATGGCCGGCGGTCCCAGCACCCCCGCACTGGTCGTGGCGGCGGCCCGTGCGAACGGACTAGGGTTCCTCGCCGGCGGATACAAGACCGCCGACGCACTGGCCGAGCAGATCGCCGAGGTCCGACGCCACGACATCGCCTTCGGGGTCAACCTCTTCGCTCCCAACCCCCTGCCGGTCGATCCGGAGGCCTTCCGACGCTATGCCGCCGCGATCGCCCCCGAAGCCCGGGTCTACGAACTCGACATCCAGGCAGCGGAAATCGTCGAGGACAACGACCACTGGTCGGACAAGATCGACTTGTTGCTGTCCGCACCGGTACCGGTCGTCAGCTTCACCTTCGCCATCCCGGACACAGCCGTCATCGCCTCACTGCGCGCCGCCGGAACCCTGGTCGTCCAGACGGTCACGTCACCGGCGGAGGCCCGCCTGGCCGCGGACGCGGGCGCCGACGTACTGGCCGTACAGGCGTCGGCCGCCGGAGGGCACTCAGGCACACTCACCCCAGAACGTGTTCCGGCCTCCGTCCCACTGACCGATCTGCTGGGGCAGATACGGGAGGCGGTGTCGCTGCCGCTCGTCGCCGCGGGCGGGCTGGCCACCCCGGCCGGCGTGGCCGAGGCACTACGCGCCGGGGCCGAGGCGGTAATGGTCGGTACGGTCCTGCTGCGGGCGGACGAAGCCGGTACGTCGCTCCCCCACAAGGCGGCCCTGGCCGACCCGAAGCGCCGCCGGACCGTGGTGACCAGGGCGTTCACAGGCCGGCCCGCACGGGCTCTGGCCAACCGGTTCACCGACCACTACAGCGGCCTCGCCCCCTCTGGCTACCCCGCCCTGCACCATCTGACCAGGCCGATGCGCCAGGCCGCCGCCGCGGCCGGCGACCCCGAGCGGATCAATCTGTGGGCCGGGACCGGGTACCGCCAGGCCACCGCCGAGCCCGCCGCCCAGATCCTGCGGAGACTGGCCTCCCACGTCTGA
- a CDS encoding GNAT family N-acetyltransferase: MAIKYEWQGDFDNASLNRLHADGFGSPVAQTDWQARLERHSLGWVCARENGDLIGFVNVVWDGGAHAFILDTVVAQHLRSIGVGAALVAVAAKEARAAKCEWLHVDFEEHLRSFYFDACGFRETAAGLIAL, from the coding sequence GTGGCGATCAAGTATGAGTGGCAAGGCGACTTCGACAACGCATCCCTCAACAGATTGCACGCCGACGGTTTCGGATCCCCGGTCGCTCAGACCGACTGGCAAGCACGGCTTGAGCGCCACAGCCTTGGCTGGGTCTGCGCGAGGGAAAATGGCGATCTGATCGGATTCGTCAACGTTGTCTGGGACGGCGGAGCACACGCCTTCATTCTGGACACGGTGGTCGCCCAGCATCTTCGGTCGATAGGGGTTGGCGCCGCGCTTGTCGCAGTCGCAGCCAAAGAAGCCCGTGCCGCGAAGTGCGAGTGGCTCCACGTCGACTTCGAGGAACATCTGCGCTCGTTCTATTTCGACGCCTGTGGCTTCCGGGAGACAGCAGCAGGGCTGATCGCCCTGTAA
- a CDS encoding nuclear transport factor 2 family protein produces MHDVLRRWKAAFDGHQPDTMADLFTPDTLFQGFGPAVLTGRDAVRGYYTAVPADRRAEATILHTYTIGEQVAGGFADVTFGDAHDWEAHVHLSLVLRLDNAGWQIRQYHVSRVDAEH; encoded by the coding sequence ATGCATGACGTCCTTCGGCGCTGGAAGGCCGCTTTCGACGGCCACCAGCCCGACACCATGGCCGATCTGTTCACCCCGGACACCCTCTTCCAGGGCTTCGGACCCGCCGTCCTCACCGGCCGGGACGCGGTGCGGGGCTACTACACAGCCGTACCGGCCGACCGAAGGGCCGAGGCAACGATCCTGCACACATACACGATCGGCGAGCAGGTCGCCGGAGGCTTCGCGGACGTCACGTTCGGCGACGCGCACGACTGGGAGGCCCATGTACATCTGTCGCTGGTCCTCCGCCTCGACAACGCCGGCTGGCAGATCCGCCAGTACCACGTCTCCCGCGTCGACGCCGAGCACTAG
- a CDS encoding IS110 family transposase, with the protein MILLGVDPHKSTHTATAVEPVSNQQVGSMRIEASLADYRRLLAWAKRWPQRKWAVENANGLGRHLAQWLIARGESVVDVPAAATSRVRELSRGGRRKNDQIDAAAAATVAYLQGEGRDLAPEDHTTALALLDERRVNLAQARVRTVNQLHALLRDLLPGGAPPQLSADLAAKLLRSVRPAGDIETVRKDIAWDLVAEIRKLDKQLTDNAARMQSLVEASSSTLMDTPGIGPVMAARLIGRTGRAHRFSTSAAFANYAGAAPVEIASADKARHRLSRSGDRQLNSVLHTIAVVQIRMPKSPGHAYYQRKLSEGKTPKEAKRCLKRRLADHVWRVMIADERKAKPLPIQGT; encoded by the coding sequence GTGATACTGCTCGGTGTCGACCCACACAAGTCCACCCACACCGCCACCGCCGTCGAGCCGGTCTCGAACCAGCAGGTCGGGTCGATGCGGATCGAGGCCAGTCTGGCGGACTACCGGCGGCTGCTGGCCTGGGCCAAGCGGTGGCCACAGCGGAAGTGGGCTGTGGAGAACGCCAACGGCCTGGGCCGGCATCTCGCCCAGTGGCTCATCGCCCGCGGTGAGAGCGTCGTCGACGTGCCTGCCGCGGCGACCAGCCGGGTGCGCGAACTTTCCCGCGGTGGACGGCGTAAGAACGACCAGATAGACGCAGCGGCCGCAGCCACCGTTGCTTATCTGCAGGGAGAAGGGCGGGATCTCGCGCCCGAGGATCACACCACGGCGCTGGCCCTCCTGGACGAACGGCGTGTGAACCTGGCCCAGGCCCGGGTGCGCACGGTCAACCAGCTCCACGCGCTGCTGCGTGACCTGCTGCCCGGCGGCGCCCCGCCACAGCTGTCCGCGGACCTGGCCGCCAAACTGCTGCGATCCGTCCGCCCCGCCGGCGATATCGAGACCGTCCGGAAGGACATCGCCTGGGACCTGGTCGCCGAGATCCGGAAACTGGACAAGCAGCTCACGGACAACGCTGCCCGGATGCAGAGCCTGGTAGAGGCATCGAGCAGCACGCTGATGGACACCCCGGGCATCGGGCCGGTCATGGCCGCTCGGCTGATCGGCCGCACCGGACGGGCTCACCGCTTCTCCACCTCGGCGGCATTCGCGAACTATGCCGGTGCCGCCCCGGTGGAGATCGCCAGCGCGGACAAAGCCCGCCACCGGCTCTCCCGCTCCGGCGACCGCCAGCTCAACTCCGTCCTCCACACCATCGCGGTCGTGCAGATACGGATGCCGAAATCACCCGGACACGCCTACTACCAGCGCAAACTCTCCGAGGGTAAGACGCCGAAGGAAGCGAAGCGGTGCCTGAAACGCCGCCTGGCCGACCACGTGTGGCGCGTCATGATCGCCGATGAGCGAAAAGCCAAGCCGCTCCCTATCCAAGGGACTTGA
- a CDS encoding helix-turn-helix domain-containing protein produces the protein MAAKLDYHWHLRKVMADRGLFSTTDLIPLLDKRGITLSSSQVYRLVVERPERLSLKILMALLDILNCTMDDLIEPVAAAGSGPTTRTRKAVGAETGVGDLRPKRARIRGLERP, from the coding sequence ATGGCCGCGAAGCTCGACTACCACTGGCACCTGCGCAAGGTCATGGCCGACCGTGGGCTCTTCTCCACCACCGACCTCATCCCGCTACTGGACAAACGGGGCATCACCCTGTCGTCCAGCCAGGTCTACCGGCTCGTCGTCGAGCGCCCCGAGCGGCTCAGCCTGAAGATCCTCATGGCCCTGCTCGACATCCTTAACTGCACCATGGACGACCTCATCGAGCCCGTCGCCGCAGCAGGTTCCGGACCAACTACCCGGACAAGGAAGGCCGTTGGTGCCGAGACAGGTGTCGGTGACCTGCGACCCAAGCGAGCCCGCATCCGCGGTCTCGAGCGGCCGTGA
- a CDS encoding tyrosine-type recombinase/integrase, which yields MADEPGPAVGLTGTGIFISLTYGSLIASSDGHGFTYWLFITMLVACNIGAFCVTLYVLVRGAVGRRRTWVDSLPEFLVPTVVTVKDRQVTQMLPFDKAKIFPYAYRHTYAQRHADAGVAPDALQSLMDHRQLTTTQQYYRNSQELHQTGEKPQVARSGRGLTRTPSSCNLAS from the coding sequence GTGGCCGACGAGCCGGGACCTGCTGTCGGGCTCACCGGCACCGGCATCTTCATCAGCCTCACCTACGGATCCCTCATCGCCTCGTCCGACGGCCACGGCTTCACCTACTGGCTGTTCATCACCATGCTCGTCGCCTGCAACATCGGTGCCTTCTGTGTGACTCTCTACGTCCTCGTCCGCGGCGCGGTCGGGCGCCGTCGAACCTGGGTGGATTCACTGCCCGAGTTCCTGGTCCCCACCGTGGTCACAGTCAAGGACCGCCAGGTCACCCAGATGCTGCCGTTCGACAAGGCTAAGATTTTTCCCTACGCCTACCGACACACCTACGCTCAGCGGCACGCTGACGCCGGCGTCGCTCCCGATGCTCTGCAGTCACTCATGGACCATCGTCAACTGACGACCACCCAGCAGTACTACCGGAACTCTCAGGAATTGCATCAGACGGGCGAGAAACCGCAGGTCGCGAGGTCAGGGCGGGGCCTGACAAGGACTCCATCCTCCTGCAACTTGGCGTCCTGA
- a CDS encoding muconolactone Delta-isomerase family protein — MKEFLVELTTTVPEGTDPAEVDRRRAEESVRAGELAAAGHLVRLWRPVGELRSIGLWRAADEGELYEKVLGALPLWPWMTSVVTVLQSHPNDPGRTAVTA; from the coding sequence ATGAAGGAGTTCCTGGTCGAGCTCACCACCACCGTTCCCGAGGGCACCGACCCGGCGGAGGTCGACCGCCGTCGCGCCGAGGAATCCGTAAGGGCTGGGGAGCTGGCCGCGGCCGGTCACCTCGTCAGGCTGTGGCGCCCGGTGGGCGAACTGCGCAGCATCGGTCTGTGGCGGGCCGCCGACGAGGGTGAGCTGTACGAGAAGGTGCTCGGCGCACTGCCGCTCTGGCCGTGGATGACCTCGGTGGTGACGGTCCTGCAGTCCCACCCCAACGACCCGGGCAGGACTGCCGTCACCGCCTGA
- a CDS encoding serine hydrolase domain-containing protein yields the protein MTIVTRADGFDPACLEEAVSAVAQERGFSGTVRVTRHGEPVFTRAFGMASRRWSIPNTCDTRFRVASVSKMFTAVAVLQLVERKQVCLDDALVGFVKEHMPQLDPRVTVHHALTMTAGIGDWFEEGSDDWEAEWAALTSSHPLYLLRSNKDYLSLFAGKQPHFPPGERHLYNGAGYILLGLLIESVTGRSFEEVIADDVFARAGMSAAGFPALDDLGPDIAEGYLTTAGSPTPYRTNHYATTPGAAADGGATCSAADLTAFAHALRHGRLLNEETTRLALTPQVDEREEKVRGYQWMYGFGLTHILDDEGTIVRWGHTGEEDGASARLYHYPQQGLDVAVLGNISWCAGDMGWAIHDALVGN from the coding sequence GTGACGATCGTGACGAGGGCTGACGGATTCGATCCGGCTTGCCTGGAGGAGGCCGTCTCCGCAGTGGCGCAGGAAAGGGGGTTCTCCGGCACGGTCCGGGTCACGCGTCACGGGGAGCCGGTATTCACCCGCGCGTTCGGGATGGCGTCACGGCGGTGGTCCATACCGAACACGTGCGACACGCGATTCCGGGTGGCGTCGGTGTCCAAGATGTTCACAGCGGTGGCCGTCCTGCAGCTCGTCGAGCGGAAGCAGGTCTGCCTCGACGACGCGCTGGTGGGCTTCGTGAAAGAGCACATGCCCCAGCTCGATCCGCGTGTCACGGTCCACCACGCCCTGACGATGACGGCGGGCATCGGCGACTGGTTCGAGGAGGGCAGCGACGACTGGGAGGCCGAATGGGCCGCCCTGACCTCCTCCCACCCGCTCTACCTGCTGCGGAGCAACAAGGACTACCTGTCGCTGTTCGCCGGTAAGCAGCCCCACTTCCCTCCCGGGGAGCGTCATCTGTACAACGGCGCCGGCTACATCCTGCTCGGCCTGCTCATCGAATCGGTGACCGGCCGCTCCTTCGAGGAGGTCATCGCCGACGATGTATTCGCCCGTGCCGGAATGAGCGCGGCAGGATTCCCGGCCCTGGACGACCTGGGGCCGGACATTGCCGAGGGATACCTCACCACCGCCGGCAGCCCCACCCCGTACCGGACCAATCACTACGCGACCACCCCCGGGGCCGCCGCCGACGGAGGGGCTACCTGTAGCGCCGCCGATCTGACGGCCTTCGCCCACGCACTGCGCCACGGGCGGCTGCTGAACGAGGAGACCACGCGCCTGGCTCTGACCCCGCAGGTCGACGAGCGTGAGGAGAAGGTCCGCGGCTACCAGTGGATGTACGGCTTCGGCCTCACCCACATCCTCGACGACGAAGGAACCATCGTCCGCTGGGGCCACACGGGCGAGGAGGACGGGGCCAGCGCCCGCCTCTATCACTACCCGCAGCAGGGCCTGGACGTCGCAGTCCTCGGCAACATCAGCTGGTGCGCCGGCGACATGGGGTGGGCCATCCACGACGCCCTGGTCGGCAACTGA
- a CDS encoding SDR family NAD(P)-dependent oxidoreductase produces MSTQVQKVAVVTGASQGIGAGIVTAYRKLGYGVVATSRRIPASDDPDVVTVQGDIADRATAERVIAAGVEQFGRIDTLVNNAGIFVAKPFTDYTEDDYDAVLGVNLDGFFRITQLAVERMLEQGGGHVVQITSTLADQASSSVTSVLASLTKGGLQSATKALAIEYAGRGIRSNAVALGTIKTPMHPEEHHAALAALHPVGRMGEVSDIVDAVVYLENAPFVTGEILHVDGGQSAGY; encoded by the coding sequence ATGAGCACGCAGGTTCAGAAGGTCGCGGTCGTCACGGGTGCGTCGCAGGGCATCGGAGCCGGGATTGTCACCGCCTACCGCAAGCTGGGCTATGGCGTCGTCGCCACCTCGCGCCGCATCCCCGCGTCGGACGACCCCGACGTCGTCACCGTCCAGGGCGACATCGCCGACCGCGCGACCGCAGAGCGCGTCATCGCCGCCGGCGTCGAGCAGTTCGGCCGTATCGACACGCTGGTCAACAACGCGGGGATCTTCGTCGCGAAGCCCTTCACCGACTACACCGAGGACGACTACGACGCGGTGCTCGGCGTGAACCTGGACGGTTTCTTCCGCATCACCCAGCTCGCGGTGGAGCGCATGCTCGAGCAGGGCGGCGGTCACGTCGTGCAGATCACGAGCACGCTCGCCGACCAGGCCAGCTCCAGTGTGACCTCCGTACTCGCCTCTCTGACCAAGGGCGGACTGCAGTCCGCCACCAAGGCGCTGGCCATCGAGTACGCCGGCCGCGGCATCCGCAGCAACGCCGTGGCGCTGGGCACCATCAAGACACCCATGCACCCCGAGGAGCATCACGCGGCACTCGCGGCACTGCATCCGGTCGGCCGTATGGGCGAGGTGAGCGACATCGTCGACGCGGTCGTCTACCTCGAGAACGCCCCGTTCGTCACAGGCGAGATCCTCCACGTCGACGGCGGCCAGAGCGCCGGGTACTGA
- a CDS encoding IS6 family transposase produces MDSTPPSYKGHRYPVEVISHCVWLYFRFPLSFREVEELMLERGVMVSYETVRRWCLKFGQAYANSLRRRRPRPGDKWHLDEVFIKVNGEVKYLWRAVDVDGNLLDILIQNRRDKAAARRFFRRLLKETGTVPRVVVTDKLRSYSAAHREVMPSVEHRSHKGLNNRAENSHQPTRQRERAMKGFRSVGGAQRFLAAFSGISPHFRPGRYHRTAPDHRLEMTVRFTIWDQITGTAGLPATA; encoded by the coding sequence GTGGACAGTACGCCGCCGTCGTACAAGGGGCACCGGTACCCGGTCGAGGTGATCTCCCACTGCGTGTGGCTGTACTTCCGGTTCCCGCTCAGCTTCCGCGAGGTCGAGGAGCTGATGCTCGAGCGCGGCGTCATGGTGTCCTACGAGACGGTGCGCCGGTGGTGCCTGAAGTTCGGCCAGGCCTACGCGAACAGCCTGCGGCGCCGCCGTCCTCGGCCCGGCGATAAATGGCACCTGGACGAGGTCTTCATCAAGGTCAACGGCGAGGTGAAGTACCTGTGGCGGGCCGTCGACGTCGACGGCAACTTGCTCGACATCCTGATCCAGAACCGCCGCGACAAGGCCGCGGCCAGGCGTTTCTTCCGCAGACTCCTCAAAGAGACCGGCACGGTGCCGCGGGTGGTCGTCACCGACAAGCTCCGCTCCTACAGCGCCGCCCACCGCGAGGTGATGCCCTCGGTCGAGCACCGCTCCCACAAAGGACTGAACAACCGGGCGGAGAACTCGCACCAGCCCACCAGGCAGCGCGAGCGCGCGATGAAGGGCTTCCGCAGCGTCGGTGGCGCCCAAAGATTCCTGGCCGCGTTCAGCGGTATCTCGCCCCACTTCCGACCCGGCCGTTACCACCGCACCGCACCCGACCACCGCCTCGAGATGACCGTCCGCTTCACGATCTGGGACCAGATCACCGGCACCGCCGGCCTGCCCGCCACGGCCTGA